A window from uncultured Desulfobacter sp. encodes these proteins:
- the rsmG gene encoding 16S rRNA (guanine(527)-N(7))-methyltransferase RsmG, with protein sequence MKQFSQYLKKGADALGIGLSPDQIDLLVAHARELQLWNAKMNLTAIKDVRLVAYKHFVDALAAARFLDRPSRIMDIGSGAGFPAVPMKVFCPGLDVTMVDAVRKKVSFLNHVVRTLKLDNIKAVHARVEDLAGDSGHFQMYDAVTARGFADLGKLVTLAGPMLAPGGRIYALKGDHALEEITPELEAQFEITHEYYTLPFVDAQRVVVMLQARQTQA encoded by the coding sequence ATGAAGCAATTTAGCCAGTACCTTAAAAAGGGTGCCGACGCGCTTGGGATCGGCTTGTCTCCGGACCAGATAGATCTGTTGGTTGCCCATGCACGGGAGCTGCAGCTTTGGAATGCAAAAATGAATTTGACCGCCATAAAGGATGTCCGGCTTGTGGCGTATAAACATTTTGTGGATGCCCTGGCTGCGGCCAGATTTCTGGATCGGCCGTCACGGATAATGGACATTGGATCCGGTGCCGGATTTCCTGCTGTTCCCATGAAAGTATTCTGCCCGGGTTTAGACGTTACCATGGTGGATGCGGTACGAAAGAAAGTCAGCTTTTTAAACCATGTGGTCCGCACTTTGAAACTTGACAACATCAAGGCGGTGCATGCACGTGTAGAAGATCTTGCCGGGGATTCAGGCCATTTTCAAATGTATGATGCCGTAACTGCCCGGGGCTTTGCAGATCTTGGAAAACTTGTAACCCTTGCCGGACCCATGCTGGCACCCGGCGGTAGAATTTATGCCCTGAAAGGGGACCACGCCTTGGAAGAAATTACCCCTGAACTTGAGGCTCAGTTTGAAATTACACACGAATATTATACCCTGCCTTTTGTGGATGCCCAAAGGGTTGTGGTTATGCTTCAAGCCCGTCAGACCCAGGCATGA